A DNA window from Helianthus annuus cultivar XRQ/B chromosome 15, HanXRQr2.0-SUNRISE, whole genome shotgun sequence contains the following coding sequences:
- the LOC110880990 gene encoding uncharacterized protein LOC110880990, with amino-acid sequence MAGETGKESTSRVTEEMKATISEEVGKTLEASLPQFIDRLQTTLLAVIEMNEKKNAGKSKACPYNKFMACKPPLYHGEVDPIVCQRWISDIEGVFERTHCDETDFVAYGTGQLRGQAKDWWDNLKKEQGIEATRIMTWEEFKTPFLRHHSPKAVINRIKEEFIQLRHNGESIEKITGIFLDKIRFCDELVQTEEQKIYYYYNMPSAKYREFMTPSKYGHLTEIVNAAREREIELKKQIERGERRVFDKNPIPVKKQKLNEAPKKGVDKGGIPPCKICGKNHKGECYFKNKPCPTCGKVGHVVANSPGKVSVCYKCYKSGHKKSECPELEGTKDTTDTKPDAQKARARSFNMTAAEAKTEPDVVSEFQHEFYLIRVQIDLLYHIDLFNTLHSR; translated from the coding sequence ATGGCCGGTGAAACCGGAAAGGAATCAACATCTCGTGTAACTGAAGAGATGAAAGCTACTATTTCCGAGGAAGTCGGAAAAACTTTAGAAGCTAGTCTACCGCAGTTCATTGATAGACTACAAACTACGCTTTTAGCGGTAATAGAGATGAATGAAAAGAAAAATGCGGGTAAATCGAAAGCGTGCCCATATAATAAATTTATGGCATGCAAACCCCCGTTATATCATGGTGAAGTTGATCCGATCGTTTGTCAACGATGGATTAGCGACATTGAAGGGGTATTTGAAAGGACCCATTGTGACGAGACTGATTTCGTGGCATACGGAACTGGTCAGTTAAGAGgccaagccaaggattggtgggataatcTGAAGAAGGAACAGGGAATTGAGGCCACGAGAATTATGACATGGGAAGAATTCAAAACACCGTTCCTTAGACATCATAGCCCGAAAGCTGTAATCAATAGGATTAAAGAAGAGTTTATTCAGCTAAGGCATAATGGTGAGTCGATAGAGAAGATTACAGGAATCTTTCTCGATAAGATCAGGTTTTGCGATGAGCTGGTTCAGACTGAAGAACAGAAAATATATTACTACTACAACATGCCGAGCGCGAAGTatcgggagtttatgactccttcaaaATACGGGCATCTTACAGAGATAGTGAATGCCGCACGTGAAAGGGAAATTGAGCTGAAAAAGCAGATTGAAAGGGGTGAGCGAAGGGTGTTTGATAAAAACCCAATCCCCGTAAAGAAACAAAAGCTGAATGAAGCTCCGAAGAAAGGGGTTGACAAAGGGGGGATACCTCCATGCAAAATTTGTGGAAAGAATCATAAGGGCGAATGCTATTTTAAAAACAAACCATGTCCTACTTGTGGCAAAGTGGGACATGTGGTTGCAAATTCCCCGGGAAAGGTGTCAGTATGTTATAAATGTTACAAATCGGGACACAAAAAGTCTGAGTGCCCGGAGTTAGAGGGAACCAAAGACACCACTGATACAAAGCCTGATGCTCAGAAAGCAAGGGCAAGATCTTTCAACATGACAGCCGCTGAAGCTAAAACTGAACCTGATGTTGTTTCAGAATTCCAACACGAattttatttgatacgggtgcaaATAGATCTTTTATATCACATCGATTTATTCAACACCCTACATTCACGTTAA